The Desulfoscipio gibsoniae DSM 7213 genome contains a region encoding:
- a CDS encoding class I SAM-dependent DNA methyltransferase encodes MNQYSGLSYIYDYLVAGVDFEGWIDYVEALLNRFQLHTDSVADLACGTGNTVIPFARRGYKATGIDLAGEMLNLARSKAAAKKLSINFLEQDMRTFKLPGKVGLVTCFHDGLNYLLDIMDIKKTFQQVHRQLNDKGAFIFDLNAVHWLSKADNSITMIDDQDMTLIWETSYDSNQSTWQIKLTGFVREGDIYRKFTEYHREKAYHPEEITACLRDAGFTLLGSFNAFTFEPIQYNSIRHFYVAQKSD; translated from the coding sequence ATGAATCAATACAGCGGTTTATCTTACATATATGATTACCTGGTAGCCGGAGTGGATTTTGAGGGTTGGATTGATTACGTTGAAGCATTGCTGAACCGTTTTCAGCTGCACACCGACAGTGTTGCGGATCTTGCCTGTGGCACAGGCAATACCGTGATTCCCTTTGCCCGGCGCGGCTATAAAGCCACCGGCATCGACCTGGCCGGAGAAATGCTGAACCTGGCCAGATCCAAAGCAGCAGCTAAAAAACTGTCTATTAATTTTTTAGAGCAAGACATGCGCACTTTCAAGCTGCCGGGAAAGGTAGGTCTGGTAACCTGTTTCCACGATGGCTTAAATTATTTGCTTGATATTATGGATATTAAAAAGACGTTCCAACAAGTACACCGGCAATTAAACGATAAAGGTGCTTTTATTTTTGACCTCAATGCTGTTCACTGGCTGTCCAAAGCGGATAACAGCATTACCATGATAGATGACCAGGATATGACTTTAATTTGGGAAACAAGTTACGATAGTAACCAAAGTACCTGGCAAATCAAGCTAACCGGCTTTGTAAGGGAAGGTGATATATACCGGAAATTCACAGAATACCACCGGGAAAAGGCCTACCATCCTGAGGAAATTACTGCCTGCCTGAGAGATGCGGGATTCACTTTGCTGGGCAGCTTCAACGCTTTCACCTTTGAACCCATCCAGTACAACAGTATCCGCCATTTTTACGTAGCACAAAAAAGTGACTGA
- a CDS encoding sirohydrochlorin chelatase, with protein sequence MKTGVIILSHGSRLPEAQATLQKITTMIEAGATKDFLIEGAALQFNQPDLPTAIARIVERGAERLVVVPLFLYLGLHMQRDIPEILEEQRKLYPDISISMIEHIGTDPRLLDIILDRVRGAAV encoded by the coding sequence TTGAAAACAGGAGTTATCATATTAAGTCACGGTAGCCGTCTGCCTGAAGCCCAGGCTACTTTACAGAAAATAACGACTATGATTGAAGCGGGTGCAACAAAAGATTTTTTAATAGAAGGCGCGGCACTGCAATTTAACCAGCCGGATCTGCCCACAGCCATTGCCCGGATTGTGGAACGTGGAGCTGAGCGACTAGTTGTTGTACCTCTTTTTCTTTACCTTGGACTACACATGCAGAGAGATATTCCAGAGATATTAGAGGAACAAAGAAAACTCTACCCTGACATCAGTATATCTATGATCGAACATATTGGGACAGACCCCCGGCTGCTGGATATCATCCTGGACAGGGTCAGGGGGGCGGCAGTTTGA
- a CDS encoding DUF3786 domain-containing protein → MCHELTAHTAAIKNFLDTDPEEMILRSGASYSKNREGINIEYFGRTYTVSLKDGVVMAGNNKNAAPKDATLILQYLKQSSGLPPRGKWISFLELPQGIHHHVPFLKDACQPISEALSNNPVLFMQRAARLDGQPIKMGDAGAQISAFPKLPLAVAIWQGDDEFPAKANILFDSIAPHHLTTAALWVLGCELAQKMINP, encoded by the coding sequence TTGTGTCATGAATTAACAGCACACACCGCGGCAATCAAGAACTTTTTGGATACAGACCCGGAAGAAATGATTTTAAGAAGCGGGGCAAGTTATTCAAAGAATAGGGAAGGCATTAACATTGAATATTTTGGCCGGACTTATACCGTTTCCTTAAAGGACGGGGTGGTAATGGCGGGAAACAATAAAAATGCAGCCCCCAAAGATGCCACTCTGATATTGCAGTATCTCAAACAAAGCAGCGGGTTGCCACCCAGGGGCAAATGGATTTCTTTTTTAGAATTGCCCCAGGGCATTCACCATCATGTACCATTTTTAAAAGATGCTTGTCAACCAATTAGTGAAGCACTAAGCAATAATCCGGTTTTATTCATGCAGCGTGCTGCCCGGCTTGACGGCCAGCCCATTAAAATGGGCGATGCTGGTGCTCAGATATCCGCTTTTCCTAAACTACCCCTGGCTGTTGCCATATGGCAGGGAGACGATGAATTTCCAGCCAAAGCCAATATTTTATTTGACAGCATCGCCCCCCACCACCTGACCACGGCAGCCCTGTGGGTACTGGGCTGTGAATTGGCCCAGAAAATGATTAATCCATAA
- a CDS encoding carbohydrate-binding protein: protein MSTLSPFTFSSPIQGVQVKPLKQDGKEIRIRYSGMLNKNGANQVWMHAGIGEVEEWVDSKDYLMEKTSEGWEHTVDVKGKQFNFCFRDDAHNWDNNNGTNWIYRIT from the coding sequence ATGAGTACATTAAGCCCTTTTACCTTTTCCTCGCCCATCCAGGGGGTTCAGGTTAAACCGCTGAAGCAGGATGGTAAAGAAATACGCATCAGGTATAGCGGCATGTTAAATAAGAACGGGGCCAATCAGGTTTGGATGCATGCCGGTATTGGCGAAGTTGAGGAATGGGTTGATTCCAAAGATTATCTTATGGAAAAAACCAGCGAAGGCTGGGAACATACCGTTGATGTAAAGGGAAAACAATTTAATTTTTGTTTCAGGGATGATGCCCATAACTGGGATAATAATAACGGGACCAACTGGATCTATAGAATTACTTAA
- a CDS encoding cell wall hydrolase: MNTHFSKLAGIILFALCLVIYNAHGAQAGAEKEVAGGSNGITVKYTVQPGDTLSEIARAFGVDLNQLIRANSLETSVIRPYQVLTIPSGEKADSDNISRGDISREDLLLLARAIHAEARGESFEGQVAVGAVILNRLHSPHFPDSVREVVFQRSKNLYQFTPVSDGTINLSPDETAIKAATKALEGYDPTNGALFFYNPSIASDRWIRSLPVLTKIGSHVFATKT; the protein is encoded by the coding sequence ATGAACACTCATTTTTCCAAGCTTGCCGGTATTATATTGTTTGCGCTGTGCCTGGTGATATACAATGCGCATGGTGCACAAGCCGGTGCGGAAAAAGAAGTGGCTGGAGGATCAAACGGCATAACGGTCAAATATACGGTGCAGCCGGGTGATACTCTATCCGAAATAGCCAGGGCATTTGGTGTTGACTTAAATCAATTAATACGCGCTAACAGTCTGGAAACATCGGTAATAAGGCCTTATCAGGTTTTAACCATTCCTTCAGGGGAAAAGGCCGACTCGGACAATATCAGCCGGGGTGATATTTCCAGGGAAGACTTGCTGCTTTTGGCCCGGGCTATTCATGCCGAAGCCAGGGGTGAAAGCTTTGAAGGCCAGGTGGCGGTTGGGGCGGTGATTTTAAACCGCCTGCATAGCCCGCACTTCCCCGATAGCGTCAGGGAAGTGGTTTTCCAGCGCAGTAAAAACCTGTATCAGTTCACTCCTGTTTCTGATGGTACCATTAATCTAAGCCCTGACGAGACGGCCATTAAAGCTGCCACAAAGGCACTGGAAGGTTATGATCCAACCAATGGTGCACTGTTTTTCTATAATCCCAGCATTGCATCTGATCGTTGGATCAGGTCTTTACCCGTGCTAACAAAAATAGGCAGCCATGTTTTTGCTACTAAAACATAA
- a CDS encoding precorrin-8X methylmutase yields MKFTVDPGAIEQESMAIIEKNVPSLALLPAREQSIVKRIIHTTGDFNIAPLVKIHPQAVERGLAAIHRGCTIFTDVNMVLAGLNNKKLTEFGVQAICRIADPSVAAEATRTGQTRAMVTMRQAGALQGDIVVIGNAPTALFTLCAMIEQGEADPALVIGTPVGFVGASESKELLVSLNKVPYITVQGTRGGSTIAASIVNALLYM; encoded by the coding sequence TTGAAATTTACAGTTGATCCCGGAGCCATTGAGCAGGAAAGTATGGCTATTATTGAAAAAAATGTTCCCTCCCTGGCCCTGCTGCCAGCCAGGGAACAGTCCATTGTTAAAAGAATTATCCATACCACCGGGGATTTTAACATCGCTCCTCTGGTGAAAATACACCCGCAGGCCGTGGAACGCGGCCTGGCTGCGATTCACCGGGGCTGTACTATTTTCACCGATGTCAATATGGTACTGGCCGGGCTGAATAATAAAAAATTAACTGAGTTTGGCGTTCAAGCAATTTGTCGCATCGCCGACCCGTCCGTTGCAGCAGAAGCTACGCGCACAGGCCAAACCCGGGCTATGGTGACCATGCGCCAGGCCGGTGCACTGCAGGGAGATATTGTGGTAATTGGCAATGCACCCACTGCCCTGTTCACCCTTTGCGCCATGATTGAACAAGGGGAGGCCGACCCTGCCCTGGTTATCGGTACCCCTGTGGGCTTTGTGGGTGCCAGCGAATCTAAAGAACTGCTGGTCAGCTTGAATAAAGTGCCCTATATAACCGTGCAGGGCACCAGAGGCGGCAGCACCATCGCCGCTTCCATAGTAAACGCTCTGTTATATATGTAA
- a CDS encoding Asp23/Gls24 family envelope stress response protein: MYALVGPSGTGKSHRAVMLAGYLGCEVIIDDGLIIKGDRIIAGVSAKKQPTRIGAIKTALFIDAEHRRVAGEAIAMQAPEKILILGTSRGMTERIAAGLNLPNIKEYIHIDQIASAKEIRKARVMRTQHSKHVIPAPIIEVKKSFPESIIDPLQVFMRRKGLRGRRSWTEQSVVRPTFTLYGKFTISQGALGSIASYAATAIPGVVGVKHAHIIREGQGVTIELFVVANLNFKLDELSREVQRVVKQQLENMTGLTVKYINVTVADIQVGELG; the protein is encoded by the coding sequence GTGTATGCACTGGTGGGTCCCAGCGGTACGGGTAAAAGCCACCGGGCCGTGATGCTGGCCGGTTACTTAGGTTGCGAAGTTATCATAGATGACGGATTAATTATTAAAGGAGATAGAATAATTGCCGGTGTGTCGGCCAAAAAACAACCAACCCGGATTGGGGCCATTAAAACAGCCCTTTTTATTGATGCAGAGCACCGGAGAGTCGCCGGTGAAGCTATTGCCATGCAGGCTCCGGAAAAGATTTTAATTTTAGGGACATCAAGGGGTATGACGGAAAGGATTGCTGCAGGATTGAATCTGCCCAATATTAAAGAGTACATCCATATCGACCAAATCGCCTCGGCTAAGGAGATAAGGAAAGCACGTGTTATGCGCACCCAACACAGCAAACATGTCATTCCTGCACCTATTATAGAAGTAAAAAAAAGTTTTCCTGAAAGTATTATTGATCCATTACAGGTTTTTATGCGCCGTAAAGGGCTAAGGGGGCGGCGTAGTTGGACGGAGCAGTCGGTGGTTAGACCCACCTTCACATTGTATGGTAAATTTACCATATCTCAGGGGGCCTTGGGCTCCATCGCCAGTTATGCGGCCACAGCAATTCCGGGTGTGGTGGGGGTAAAACACGCCCATATCATCAGGGAAGGACAAGGTGTGACCATAGAACTGTTCGTGGTGGCGAATTTAAACTTTAAGCTGGATGAACTTAGCAGGGAAGTACAAAGGGTGGTTAAACAGCAGTTGGAAAATATGACCGGATTAACTGTGAAGTACATCAACGTGACTGTAGCGGACATTCAAGTTGGGGAGTTAGGCTAA
- the trxB gene encoding thioredoxin-disulfide reductase produces MHIYDVTIIGGGPAGLAAGIYSSRAALKTLLLEKGMPGGLAASTEFIENYPGFAEGVGGPELMMQMDAQARRFGMEVQSANAETIEAGEDYFTIKTDDGAILTKTIILATGAQPQKLKTPGEEEFHGRGVSYCATCDGAFFRDKEVAVIGGGDSAVEEAIYLTKFASKVHIIHRRGELRATKVLQQRAMDNEKIVMHWHSVVEKISGEATVKEIIIKDVRSGETKPLAVDGIFIYVGTRPVSDLVAGLINLDQRGYIIADENMHTSRPGIFAAGDVRQKILRQVVTAVADGAIAAVSAEKYIEETQKK; encoded by the coding sequence ATGCATATATATGATGTAACCATTATTGGGGGAGGTCCGGCGGGACTGGCCGCGGGAATATATTCGTCCCGTGCGGCCTTAAAAACATTGCTCTTGGAAAAGGGCATGCCCGGCGGCCTGGCCGCCAGCACTGAATTTATTGAAAACTACCCGGGATTTGCTGAAGGCGTGGGCGGACCGGAATTAATGATGCAGATGGATGCCCAAGCGCGCAGGTTCGGCATGGAGGTGCAATCGGCCAACGCTGAAACCATTGAAGCAGGGGAAGATTATTTTACCATTAAAACCGACGATGGAGCCATCCTCACAAAAACCATTATCCTGGCCACAGGCGCCCAGCCGCAAAAGCTAAAAACTCCCGGCGAAGAAGAGTTCCACGGGCGAGGCGTTTCCTATTGCGCTACCTGTGACGGAGCTTTCTTTAGGGATAAGGAAGTTGCCGTGATTGGTGGTGGGGACTCAGCAGTGGAGGAAGCTATTTATTTAACTAAATTTGCCAGCAAGGTGCACATAATTCACCGCCGGGGTGAATTGAGAGCAACGAAGGTTCTTCAGCAGCGGGCCATGGACAATGAAAAAATTGTTATGCACTGGCATAGCGTAGTGGAAAAGATTTCAGGTGAAGCAACTGTTAAGGAAATCATCATTAAGGATGTGCGCAGCGGGGAAACCAAACCACTGGCCGTGGATGGAATTTTTATTTATGTAGGCACCCGGCCGGTATCCGATTTAGTGGCTGGGTTAATTAATCTGGACCAGCGCGGCTATATCATCGCTGATGAAAATATGCACACCTCCCGGCCGGGTATTTTTGCAGCCGGTGACGTTAGACAAAAAATACTCCGCCAGGTAGTCACCGCTGTGGCTGATGGTGCCATAGCGGCTGTGTCAGCGGAAAAATATATCGAAGAAACACAAAAAAAATAG
- the cobK gene encoding precorrin-6A reductase, producing the protein MILVLGGTSESRQLVTRLAGPGQPLIVCTATPYGGDLLKECRGNAQIITGRLNEDELAGLMVAQNITVLIDMTHPFAELATATAQRACARSGVLYLRFERPSLPLPDHPLVVQVNTYQAAARRAVELASQTVFITTGTKTLPLFAGAAHAAGLRAVARILPDPAGLRLCLDLGIAPEDIVAMQGPFSVDMNKALLTHYKASVLVTKESGPAGGSDTKIKAALDLSIPVVVIKRPPAPAGAISDLDELINQIKITMRQ; encoded by the coding sequence ATGATTTTAGTGCTGGGAGGCACATCGGAAAGCCGCCAGCTAGTCACCAGGCTGGCCGGGCCTGGCCAACCACTTATTGTCTGCACAGCCACTCCTTACGGGGGCGACTTACTTAAAGAATGCAGAGGTAATGCACAAATTATTACAGGCCGGTTAAACGAAGATGAACTGGCTGGACTAATGGTTGCCCAAAATATAACAGTACTTATTGATATGACGCATCCCTTTGCTGAGCTGGCCACAGCCACAGCCCAGAGGGCCTGTGCCCGCTCCGGTGTTTTATACTTGCGCTTTGAGAGACCCTCATTACCGCTTCCCGATCACCCGCTGGTGGTTCAGGTAAACACCTATCAAGCTGCGGCCCGCCGGGCGGTTGAGCTGGCCAGCCAAACTGTTTTTATTACCACCGGCACCAAAACATTGCCTTTGTTCGCCGGCGCAGCTCATGCCGCCGGCTTGCGGGCGGTGGCCCGCATATTACCTGACCCGGCTGGTCTACGCCTCTGTCTCGATTTAGGCATAGCTCCGGAAGATATCGTAGCCATGCAAGGACCGTTTTCAGTTGATATGAATAAGGCACTATTAACTCATTACAAAGCCAGCGTGTTAGTAACTAAAGAAAGCGGTCCGGCCGGTGGCTCTGACACTAAAATAAAAGCTGCTTTGGACCTTTCCATACCAGTGGTGGTTATAAAACGACCTCCGGCCCCGGCAGGAGCCATAAGTGATCTGGATGAACTAATTAACCAAATAAAAATAACTATGAGACAATAA
- a CDS encoding helicase C-terminal domain-containing protein: MQIQFIMGCETSLNFIACDLETTGLDPVNDKIIEIAMVKVVDGQITDTFSTLVNPKCKIPLKIKRLTGITDEQLAASPTMDQVTPLVFDFMEQCPLLGHNINFDHSFLSAKIGHLPFTQCIDTLEMARLIMPAVPGYSLSNLVQSLQLAQKPLHRALDDALAATALYFALLDMAKNLKLDVLLQLLPLLQHGNSPLAPIVESIIKDKIKTMPGERIKGIPIKEPIYAGYSAKEDIPDIHDQTQYQLDYLLGPRSPLGRLMPNYQFRKEQIKMAGVVAETLTKQKILLVEAGTGTGKSIAYLLPALLWALQHEQRAIIATNTINLQEQIWHKDIPLLRSLLELPFQAALLKGRSNYICLRRFINFITHAAGITASEAMLVARILVWLQHTDSGDKSELNLFGPDNETWMQLCSESDTCLGNACRWCNQYCFVTRARRNAENAHLVIINHSLLFADIVSEVNILPNHGALVMDEAHNIEETAAKHMGKKVSRSQILQWLTITGKNIKKLNELAPPQDGRRWLETIKKVEETRHMLITNINSFFYLFIQTIHKYNHNQGHYQIKVRLHRETELMDEFEAEYQNLLYRMRDFIVKLRNLADWLEIWTVTNNAWEDKLQDIIISITSGNDYLANLDFILKSPEENYVCWVEAPNLSVLERESYQCTLHATPIDISAILHEKLFNKPKAIILTSATLTVNKKFDHFIKQCGLNRLPDSAIQQIIADSPFNYDQQCLLCVARDFPNIGEISAGDYLTTLINTIYELSVATGGRTLVLFTSHKLLRDTYHKIKPLLDEVDICVLGQSIDGGRTKLVNEFHQNQRSVLFGAFSFWEGIDIPGDALVNVIIVKLPFAPPDDPVLEARNERIAALGQNSFYGLSLPNAVIRFKQGFGRLIRSEQDRGAVVVLDKRIIEKRYGKIFLNSLPVKSHLRGNINEITQKLTVWLG, encoded by the coding sequence ATGCAAATACAGTTTATTATGGGATGTGAAACATCATTGAACTTTATAGCCTGTGACCTGGAAACCACCGGCCTTGACCCTGTAAATGATAAAATAATTGAAATAGCCATGGTAAAAGTGGTAGACGGACAAATAACGGACACCTTCAGCACACTGGTGAATCCCAAGTGTAAAATACCGCTGAAAATCAAGAGATTAACCGGTATTACGGATGAGCAGCTGGCCGCTAGCCCAACGATGGATCAGGTGACCCCCTTAGTGTTTGATTTTATGGAACAATGCCCGCTACTGGGGCACAATATCAATTTCGACCATTCCTTTTTATCTGCCAAGATAGGTCATTTACCATTTACCCAATGTATAGATACCCTGGAGATGGCCCGTTTAATTATGCCCGCCGTACCCGGCTACAGCCTATCCAATCTGGTACAATCCCTGCAACTGGCACAAAAGCCCCTGCACCGTGCCCTGGATGATGCCCTGGCGGCCACAGCACTGTATTTTGCCCTGCTGGACATGGCCAAAAATCTAAAGCTTGACGTACTGCTGCAACTCCTGCCACTATTACAACATGGTAATTCCCCCCTGGCACCAATCGTGGAATCAATTATAAAAGATAAAATAAAGACCATGCCGGGGGAAAGAATTAAGGGCATACCCATCAAAGAACCGATTTATGCCGGATATAGCGCTAAAGAAGACATCCCCGACATTCATGACCAAACACAATATCAATTGGACTACCTGCTCGGCCCCCGGAGCCCACTTGGGCGACTTATGCCCAACTACCAGTTCCGCAAGGAACAAATAAAAATGGCGGGAGTCGTCGCTGAAACCCTAACTAAACAAAAGATATTATTGGTGGAAGCAGGTACCGGTACAGGCAAGTCCATTGCCTACCTGCTCCCGGCCTTACTCTGGGCTCTGCAGCATGAGCAGCGTGCCATCATTGCCACCAATACCATTAACCTTCAGGAACAAATCTGGCATAAAGATATACCGCTATTAAGAAGCTTGTTGGAGTTACCTTTTCAGGCAGCACTGCTCAAAGGGCGATCCAATTATATCTGTTTACGCCGCTTTATAAATTTCATCACCCATGCGGCCGGCATCACCGCCAGCGAGGCCATGCTGGTGGCCCGCATTCTAGTATGGCTACAACATACAGACAGTGGTGATAAAAGTGAACTCAACCTTTTTGGCCCTGATAATGAAACTTGGATGCAACTGTGCTCCGAAAGTGATACATGCCTTGGTAATGCCTGCCGCTGGTGCAACCAGTACTGTTTCGTAACAAGGGCAAGACGCAATGCGGAAAATGCCCACCTGGTTATTATAAACCATTCACTGCTGTTCGCTGATATTGTCTCTGAAGTAAATATACTGCCGAACCACGGAGCGCTGGTAATGGATGAAGCACATAATATTGAGGAAACGGCAGCCAAACATATGGGCAAAAAGGTTTCTCGGAGCCAAATACTGCAATGGCTAACCATAACGGGCAAAAATATTAAGAAGCTAAATGAATTAGCCCCGCCCCAGGATGGCCGGCGCTGGCTGGAAACCATTAAAAAAGTTGAAGAAACTAGGCACATGCTAATAACAAATATAAACAGTTTTTTTTATTTATTTATTCAAACCATTCATAAATATAATCATAACCAAGGACACTATCAAATTAAAGTACGCTTACACCGGGAAACAGAACTTATGGATGAATTTGAGGCTGAATACCAAAATTTGCTTTACCGAATGCGGGATTTCATAGTAAAATTAAGAAATCTTGCCGACTGGCTGGAAATATGGACAGTGACCAATAACGCCTGGGAGGATAAACTACAGGACATTATTATTAGCATAACCTCCGGCAACGACTACCTGGCTAATCTTGATTTTATACTTAAATCACCAGAGGAGAATTACGTGTGCTGGGTGGAGGCACCTAACTTAAGTGTGCTGGAAAGGGAAAGCTACCAGTGTACTTTGCACGCAACACCAATAGATATTAGCGCCATACTTCATGAAAAATTGTTTAATAAACCTAAAGCCATCATACTTACTTCCGCGACCCTTACGGTTAATAAAAAGTTTGATCATTTTATAAAGCAATGTGGGCTTAACCGGTTGCCTGACAGTGCTATACAGCAAATTATTGCGGATTCACCCTTTAATTATGACCAGCAATGCTTGCTGTGCGTAGCCAGGGATTTTCCTAATATTGGTGAAATTAGTGCCGGAGATTATTTAACAACACTTATCAACACCATTTATGAACTATCCGTAGCCACAGGTGGCCGAACACTGGTGCTTTTTACTTCACACAAACTACTGCGGGACACGTACCATAAAATTAAGCCACTTCTCGACGAAGTTGATATTTGCGTGCTGGGACAAAGTATAGATGGCGGCCGTACCAAGCTGGTTAACGAATTCCATCAAAACCAGCGCAGCGTGTTGTTTGGAGCTTTTAGTTTCTGGGAGGGTATTGACATTCCAGGTGATGCCCTTGTTAATGTAATCATTGTTAAACTGCCCTTTGCACCTCCCGACGACCCGGTACTGGAAGCCCGCAACGAAAGGATAGCCGCCCTCGGGCAAAACAGCTTTTATGGATTAAGCCTGCCCAACGCCGTTATCCGTTTTAAACAAGGATTCGGTAGACTGATTAGAAGTGAGCAGGATCGAGGTGCGGTGGTAGTGTTGGATAAACGCATAATTGAAAAAAGATATGGAAAGATTTTTTTAAATTCATTGCCCGTAAAATCCCATTTGCGAGGCAATATCAATGAAATCACCCAAAAATTGACTGTCTGGCTGGGGTAA
- a CDS encoding adenylate kinase produces the protein MKLLIMGPPGAGKGTQAEVLVKELNITHISTGDMFRAAIKEGTDMGKKAKEYMDKGALVPDEVVVGMVKDRLLKPDCAEGFLLDGFPRTLEQAKALDATLQEMGIKLDGVVNIAVPREKLMARLTGRRVCRGCGASYHVLFNKPAVEGKCNSCGGELYQRSDDNEEAVGNRLDVYEAQTQPLIDYYAAQGLLLNINGDQDIKKVLEDILASLKK, from the coding sequence TTGAAGCTTTTAATCATGGGGCCTCCGGGTGCCGGTAAAGGTACCCAGGCCGAAGTGCTGGTCAAGGAATTAAATATTACCCATATTTCTACTGGTGACATGTTCAGGGCCGCTATTAAAGAAGGTACTGACATGGGCAAAAAAGCCAAGGAATACATGGATAAGGGTGCCCTGGTACCCGATGAGGTAGTGGTAGGCATGGTCAAGGACCGCCTTTTAAAACCAGACTGTGCCGAAGGTTTCTTGCTGGATGGTTTTCCCCGCACCCTCGAGCAGGCCAAGGCATTAGACGCCACCCTGCAGGAGATGGGCATCAAACTGGACGGTGTAGTGAACATCGCAGTGCCACGGGAAAAACTGATGGCCCGTTTGACCGGCCGCCGTGTATGCCGCGGCTGTGGAGCCAGCTACCATGTGCTGTTTAACAAGCCCGCAGTGGAAGGCAAGTGCAACAGCTGCGGTGGCGAGTTATACCAGCGCAGTGACGACAACGAGGAAGCGGTAGGCAATCGCCTGGATGTATACGAAGCCCAAACCCAGCCGCTAATTGATTATTACGCGGCCCAGGGATTGCTGCTGAATATCAATGGCGATCAGGATATTAAAAAGGTTCTCGAGGATATCCTGGCAAGTTTAAAGAAATAA
- the meaB gene encoding methylmalonyl Co-A mutase-associated GTPase MeaB, translating to MQDLIDRFIAGETRALARLISLLENEDDKHEQILKELFKRTGQAYVIGFTGSPGAGKSSLVDQVVKQLRKAGNTVGIIAVDPTSPFTGGALLGDRIRMQQHALDKGVFIRSMGTRGSLGGLAKTTKDVVKAMDAFGFDRVIIETVGVGQAELDIMHVADSTVVVLTPGAGDAIQTIKAGIMEIADVFAVNKSDLPGADKIATEVEIMLDQRRDGTSWRPPVQLCSSLTGAGITELVQAIEGHRQHQLHSTTNSLKHRRQKRVRSETLDIVNYKWQQKVFKQMRLPGLVNELLDRVEQKELDYYTAAYAILEYVAANQVEGEDESRSMPTLSNRNVEVIFNHLQQLVDQLQKTEKFDLPDQNYQVYLHGEIYGISLALRQLYPGPGNWGEKAGLLIRPVLTEHQCDCQEKPNDQ from the coding sequence GTGCAAGACTTAATAGATAGATTCATTGCCGGAGAAACCCGGGCATTGGCCCGCCTTATATCGCTGCTGGAAAATGAGGACGATAAGCACGAACAAATTTTAAAGGAACTCTTTAAACGCACCGGCCAAGCTTATGTAATCGGTTTCACCGGGTCACCGGGAGCAGGTAAAAGTTCACTGGTGGACCAAGTGGTCAAGCAGCTGCGCAAGGCAGGTAATACAGTGGGCATTATCGCCGTCGACCCCACCAGCCCCTTTACTGGGGGTGCATTGCTGGGTGATCGCATCAGAATGCAGCAGCATGCGCTTGATAAAGGTGTTTTTATCCGAAGTATGGGTACGAGAGGCAGCCTCGGTGGGTTGGCTAAAACCACCAAGGACGTTGTAAAAGCCATGGATGCCTTCGGCTTTGACCGGGTTATTATAGAAACAGTGGGTGTGGGACAGGCCGAACTGGATATCATGCATGTGGCTGATAGTACAGTTGTGGTTTTAACTCCCGGGGCAGGGGATGCCATCCAAACTATCAAAGCAGGGATTATGGAAATTGCCGATGTGTTTGCCGTAAATAAAAGTGATCTGCCAGGCGCGGATAAAATCGCTACTGAAGTAGAAATTATGCTCGATCAACGGCGGGACGGAACCAGCTGGCGGCCACCGGTACAATTATGTTCCAGCCTGACCGGCGCGGGCATTACTGAACTGGTGCAAGCTATTGAAGGTCACCGACAGCACCAATTGCACAGCACAACCAATTCACTGAAGCACAGGCGCCAAAAGCGCGTGCGCTCAGAAACCCTTGATATAGTCAATTACAAATGGCAGCAAAAGGTTTTTAAACAAATGCGTTTACCCGGCCTGGTCAATGAATTACTTGACCGGGTGGAACAAAAGGAATTAGATTATTATACAGCGGCATATGCCATTTTAGAATATGTAGCAGCCAACCAGGTCGAGGGCGAGGATGAGAGCAGATCCATGCCCACCTTATCGAACCGGAACGTGGAAGTTATTTTTAACCATTTGCAACAGCTGGTGGATCAATTGCAGAAAACTGAAAAATTTGACTTACCAGACCAGAATTATCAGGTTTACTTACATGGGGAAATATATGGTATTAGTCTGGCACTGCGCCAGCTTTACCCTGGACCCGGCAACTGGGGGGAAAAGGCAGGTCTGCTGATTAGGCCGGTACTCACTGAACATCAGTGTGACTGTCAAGAAAAACCGAATGACCAGTAA